AAAGCAAAAGCTGGATCACGGAAGCAGAACGGGTTGAATTGCTCAACCAAGCAACCGAAGTGATCAACTACTGGCAAGAAGAAGGGAAAGGCAAGCCGTTGGCACAAGCGCAGGCTCGTTTCCCAGAACTGGTCTTCACCGGCAGTAACTAGTCAGCAATCCAGCTGTAGCTGATAAAAGGGTCTTGGGTCATTGATCCAAGACCCTTTTGCGATCGGGGGAACATAACCCACCACTGGATTCCTAGTTTCAGAACTCCAGTAGTGGGTGCAGTAGCTGCTAGCGAGCAGATCGCCGCGATCGCGATTTTTTCTTCGTGGCTTTGGCCTTGCGCAGGGCACCGCGGAAAGGGGTCAGTCCTGCATTGGCGGCTTTGACAACGGTAGGATCCGTGTCTCGCAGGGCTTGTCGCAGCAGCGGCAGCACTTTAGGCGATCGCCAGTCACTCAAGGCTTCAACCACAGCGAGGCGGACCGTGGCGCTGGGATCGCGTCCTAATTCCGCAAGGACCCGCACAATTGCCGCAACTTGACTAGCTGCACTGGCACTAGCGATCGCACCCAGAGCGAATGCAGTATTCGCCCGTGTCTGTTCATCGCGATCGCGAGCCTGCTGGAGTAGGTCTTCCAAGACAATACCCGAGGTACTGGGCAAGATGCTGCTCTCGGAAGTCAGAAGTGTAGTTCCACCAGAAGAGGTGGATTCAACGATAGTGGATGGTTCTGCTGCAGTCGTTGGGGGCTGTGTCCGTACCCCTGCATTGAGGGTTTGCGCCAGCCGCTGCTCAAGGTTGTGCGTGCATTGCTGCAGGGCGAGGATTTGCTCGCGTTGCTGGCTGATCTGAGTTTCGAGGGCGTGAATAGTGGCAGTGCGGCTCGCGAGCTCGGTTTGATGCTGACTTTCAGCCGCAGCCAAGCTGGTTTGTAGGCCACTGAGTTGCGCCTCGAGCTCCCGCTTCTGCGTCTCAAGAGTACTGAGATCGCCTTGAGCGGTCGCTAAAGCTGACTCTAAGTTGCTGATTTGCGCTTTTAGATCTTGGACCGCTTCGTGATGACGCTGCCCTTGTGCGTTCAGTTCATCGTTCAACCGCTTGTCTTGGCGTTGCAGGTCTTGGCTGAGCTGCTGACGGCTGGTTTCTGCCTTCTTCAGCCGTGGCCAGAGAATCGCGTAGGCTCCACCTGCACCAATAGCGAGTCCCACAACTCCTGCGATCGCATTCATCCGCGCAGCCTCTTCTGTGACATCAAGGGTCTGCCCCAATTATGCGACTAGGGTGATCGCCGACCCAATAGCGAGCGATTGCAGGGCTGCCAATGACAGTTGCAAACGCGATCGTCCCATAGCAGTTGGGCGACTTGTTCAGACAGCATGAAGCGCTTAATTGCAAACGAAATGACACTCTCCTCAGACTGGATTACGCCCATTAGCCGTGAATTTTTGCAACAGAATCAGGGGCAAGCTGGGTCAATTCAATGAACTTTTATAACGGCACTTCGAGGCGTTG
The sequence above is a segment of the Synechococcus elongatus PCC 11801 genome. Coding sequences within it:
- a CDS encoding HEAT repeat domain-containing protein, yielding MNAIAGVVGLAIGAGGAYAILWPRLKKAETSRQQLSQDLQRQDKRLNDELNAQGQRHHEAVQDLKAQISNLESALATAQGDLSTLETQKRELEAQLSGLQTSLAAAESQHQTELASRTATIHALETQISQQREQILALQQCTHNLEQRLAQTLNAGVRTQPPTTAAEPSTIVESTSSGGTTLLTSESSILPSTSGIVLEDLLQQARDRDEQTRANTAFALGAIASASAASQVAAIVRVLAELGRDPSATVRLAVVEALSDWRSPKVLPLLRQALRDTDPTVVKAANAGLTPFRGALRKAKATKKKSRSRRSAR